The genomic interval GAATTCCGCGATCCACTTCTGGATCACGGCGTCGTCGGCGGCGCGAACCGGCGCCGAGACGGCGAACGACACCGCAACGATGGCGGCGACGCTAGACATGGTCAGAAAACTATTCTTGGTCAATGGACCTTTCCTTCTCCTAAACTGTCGCATGTTGGGTTCCTCCGTTGCAGCGACAAACTTTGTATGCAGGTCCGGGTTGGGCCCCGGATCTGGTCTTCTTCGCGAGCTTCAGACCGTGCGAAAGATGAGCACGGCCGTGACAAGCGAAATTCCACTTGCGAACCACAGGTTCGAGATCTCGAACCCGTCCTCCCCGATCGGCAGCGTGCCGATCGCGTCGGTCCCGACGAACGCGATCCACAACAGGTGAATCACGGCCGCCGCGATCAGAGAAATGAACAGGCGATCGCCCCGCGTGGTCGGGATGCGCAGCACGCCGACCCGCTCGGCCTCGGGATAGACGGCGGCAAGCCAGGTCATGACAGCGAGCGTGCAGGCGAGCGCGGCGAAAAAGATCGCGGTCGGCAGCGTCCAGGCCATCCATGCGATGGATTCCATAAGCGCCTCCCTAAACCCGGCCCAGCGCAAAGCCGCGCGCGATATAGTTGCGGACGAACCAGATCACGAGCGCGCCCGGAATGATGGTCAGCACGCCGGCGGCAGCTAACAGGCCCCAGTCCATGCCCGCGGCCGAGACCGTGCGCGTCATGATCGCCGAGATCGGCTTGGACGCGACCGAGGTCAGCGTGCGCGCCAACAGGAGCTCGACCCAGGAGAACATGAAGCAGAAGAACGCGGCGACGCCGATGCCGCTTGCGATCAGCGGGATCA from Bradyrhizobium arachidis carries:
- a CDS encoding DUF2160 domain-containing protein — protein: MESIAWMAWTLPTAIFFAALACTLAVMTWLAAVYPEAERVGVLRIPTTRGDRLFISLIAAAVIHLLWIAFVGTDAIGTLPIGEDGFEISNLWFASGISLVTAVLIFRTV